The Tardiphaga alba genome includes a window with the following:
- a CDS encoding FliM/FliN family flagellar motor switch protein codes for MPTLDKISVDIMVVLGTTSMPVHQVMRLSRGAIIELDATEQDEVKILANNLPVASGAVMVDRNRIAVEVKQMLPRSPDRR; via the coding sequence GTGCCAACCCTCGACAAGATTTCCGTAGACATCATGGTCGTGCTCGGCACCACCTCGATGCCCGTCCATCAGGTGATGCGCCTCAGCCGCGGCGCCATCATCGAGCTCGACGCCACAGAGCAGGACGAGGTGAAGATTCTCGCCAACAATCTGCCCGTCGCGTCAGGCGCCGTGATGGTCGATCGCAACCGCATTGCGGTCGAGGTCAAGCAGATGCTGCCGCGCTCACCGGATCGGCGCTAA
- a CDS encoding FecR family protein — MNGAVPSGLSSWCDDEIFRGATTIPRDKDNETLAQDALHWLIASRDEPGDAALQERLRIWRATSPAHERAWQEAERTWDALGDLPAASESKPQQRKGGRQSASATMRAASRPRGRRVTATAIGLIAACLCIAYLPVVMIWFSADHRTGTAETRQIRLEDGSTVYLGADSAIKLAYAPERRRIHLLSGQAYFDVAPDRNRPMTVVSGDVETTVLGTAFDVRMQSSSVAVAVNHGRVAVARADDARDAGPVLRAGDWARVADGTAIERGTGAADAAGSWRSGTLIVTDETVADMIDEIRRYYRGKIVVLNAGLGHERVTGVFKLNDPLAALRAVAEANGGAVRQISPWLTVVYRN; from the coding sequence GTGAACGGCGCCGTTCCATCGGGTCTCAGCTCATGGTGCGACGACGAAATATTCCGGGGAGCCACGACGATTCCGCGCGACAAGGACAACGAGACATTGGCGCAGGACGCCCTGCACTGGCTGATCGCCAGTCGGGACGAACCGGGCGACGCTGCCTTGCAGGAGCGCTTGCGCATCTGGCGCGCGACAAGCCCCGCCCACGAACGCGCATGGCAGGAGGCCGAGCGCACGTGGGACGCATTGGGTGACTTGCCTGCTGCGTCGGAATCCAAGCCTCAACAACGCAAAGGCGGGCGCCAATCTGCCAGCGCAACGATGCGGGCGGCATCGCGTCCCCGCGGGCGACGCGTGACGGCGACCGCGATCGGTCTGATCGCCGCATGCCTGTGCATCGCCTATCTGCCCGTGGTCATGATCTGGTTCAGTGCCGATCATCGCACCGGCACCGCCGAAACGCGCCAGATCCGTCTTGAAGATGGCAGCACCGTCTATCTCGGCGCCGACAGCGCCATCAAGCTTGCTTATGCGCCCGAGCGACGACGCATTCATCTGCTGTCTGGGCAGGCCTATTTCGACGTCGCCCCCGATCGCAACCGGCCGATGACGGTGGTGAGCGGCGATGTGGAGACGACCGTGCTCGGCACTGCATTCGACGTGCGCATGCAGTCCAGCAGCGTGGCAGTTGCCGTCAATCACGGACGCGTCGCGGTCGCACGCGCCGATGACGCCAGGGACGCAGGGCCCGTGCTGCGTGCGGGCGACTGGGCGCGTGTGGCCGATGGCACCGCCATCGAACGCGGCACCGGCGCCGCCGATGCTGCGGGATCATGGCGCAGCGGGACATTGATCGTCACTGATGAGACGGTCGCGGATATGATCGATGAAATCCGGCGCTACTATCGCGGCAAGATCGTCGTGCTCAATGCGGGGCTAGGCCATGAGCGCGTCACCGGCGTGTTCAAGCTGAACGATCCGCTCGCAGCATTGCGTGCCGTTGCGGAAGCGAATGGCGGCGCGGTCCGCCAGATTAGCCCCTGGCTCACGGTCGTCTATCGAAACTGA
- a CDS encoding sigma-70 family RNA polymerase sigma factor — protein sequence MSIVDDNFDLYFAHRRELVDYASAIVGDRSRGEDVVQEAFLRLRSPAIEHPIAEPLRYLRRIVRNLALDWTRRLSLERRIFENGAETEAIAEDRPGLERQLASREDLGLVYKAMSELPERTRIALELHRFEGWKLKDIAQHLGISTALAHTLVYEGLDHCRRALAKRS from the coding sequence TTGAGCATTGTCGATGACAATTTCGATCTGTACTTCGCGCATCGTCGCGAACTGGTCGATTATGCATCGGCAATCGTGGGCGACCGCTCGCGCGGCGAGGACGTGGTGCAGGAAGCCTTCCTCCGCCTGCGATCGCCGGCCATCGAACATCCGATCGCCGAGCCGCTCAGATATCTGCGCCGCATCGTCCGCAATCTCGCGCTCGACTGGACGCGGCGCCTGTCGCTGGAGCGCCGGATCTTCGAGAACGGGGCCGAGACCGAAGCGATTGCCGAGGATCGGCCCGGCCTCGAGCGCCAGCTGGCCTCCCGCGAGGACCTCGGCCTTGTCTACAAGGCCATGTCCGAACTCCCGGAGCGCACCAGGATCGCCCTTGAACTCCACCGTTTCGAGGGCTGGAAGCTCAAGGACATCGCGCAGCATCTTGGAATATCCACGGCCCTGGCCCATACCCTCGTCTATGAGGGCCTGGATCATTGCCGGCGCGCGCTCGCCAAGAGGTCGTGA
- the lipB gene encoding lipoyl(octanoyl) transferase LipB translates to MVNDRQTLDLTPFSRGAPGHAVEWRIENAPIPYPEAVAAMEARAAAIANGEAPELVWLLEHPPLYTSGTSGKDDDLLDARFPVFETGRGGQITYHGPGQRVAYVLLDLKARRPDVRAYVAALEDMIIRTLAAFNVKGERREDRVGVWVNRPDKGAGFEDKIAAIGVRLKRWVSFHGIAINVEPDLSHFNAIVPCGVVDPRYGVTSLVDLGLPVTMTDVDVALKQAFGEVFGEMQDADADVTAWGL, encoded by the coding sequence ATGGTTAATGACCGCCAAACCCTCGATCTGACACCGTTTTCGCGCGGCGCCCCCGGCCATGCCGTGGAATGGCGGATCGAAAACGCACCGATTCCCTATCCCGAGGCCGTCGCCGCCATGGAAGCGCGGGCCGCCGCCATCGCCAATGGCGAGGCGCCGGAACTGGTCTGGCTGCTCGAACATCCCCCGCTCTACACGTCGGGCACCTCGGGCAAGGACGACGACCTGCTCGACGCGCGATTCCCGGTATTCGAAACCGGCCGCGGTGGCCAGATCACCTATCACGGCCCCGGCCAGCGCGTGGCCTATGTGCTGCTGGACCTGAAAGCGCGGCGGCCGGACGTGCGCGCCTATGTGGCGGCACTGGAAGACATGATCATCCGCACCCTCGCTGCCTTCAATGTGAAAGGCGAACGGCGCGAAGATCGCGTCGGCGTCTGGGTGAACCGGCCCGACAAGGGCGCGGGCTTCGAGGACAAGATCGCCGCCATCGGCGTGCGGCTGAAGCGCTGGGTCTCGTTTCACGGCATCGCCATCAATGTCGAACCGGACCTTTCGCATTTCAATGCGATCGTGCCATGCGGCGTCGTCGATCCCCGCTATGGCGTGACGAGCCTGGTCGATCTCGGTTTGCCCGTGACCATGACGGATGTGGACGTCGCGCTGAAGCAGGCATTCGGTGAGGTGTTCGGGGAGATGCAGGACGCCGATGCCGATGTGACGGCGTGGGGTCTGTAG